A genomic region of Bactrocera dorsalis isolate Fly_Bdor chromosome 3, ASM2337382v1, whole genome shotgun sequence contains the following coding sequences:
- the LOC105226274 gene encoding mucin-5AC gives MRTPKMFGLPLGLLLLTLVSATSAQGTFEDAETSNDYTSAITHQQFDLRHTIPGEPEVDYPIYSEVPKTSFECTGKHEGYYADMETRCQAFRICAHTARGTQGFGFLCPNGTLFSQKNFVCDWYRNVNCAESEQYYSKNSANRIGSSSDMMERVRQMMEYPMKTISAALQSKQASHHTLKKQLELSESGVAAGDSADVEPQSSRDSSQRAYLNRKSAVTRAQVESVSKTHVATQQTQVEDTVTQQRKRLQQQRQQQRTETKTQSSNTQQKTTKSNDEDVYVNSLGELSSDPGVNFEHDSARIIAESPSRTYNYAKKSNFAEKVNIGLNSLAETTAPEVFAPDYVKHLRTADEDAILAANINNLLEVVSEDLDTSVSGYQVPAPQRNKTSFRFLSRGFSSQSDRSKRPPYEYAKPKQTASTIRFTPNELPIDDTYKDTKESIKQKPNTHVDNGATFDSSEETMKFIIMTTTPTPIQPAEIVKDTTAEVAAKVVANIIETGAGFRGVQEYETTEGPAATEVSTNVNSDRYYLNNVGTMPQNLDYNFLTPPAPESEVDTETSTADEPTLYEFNDFDGGSSPAQENTDVNATEALSDLAQTETTTVSSTSTLTQDTSGAADVYANIVQKLLFPAQEEATTASSTTTASSVTTTPAKAQMETSTYAPIVDEEQLDAEHQATKLLLAGVKLTKHNNNEIDESAQKARGSYSAILDPTYGEGGALFIHVDDDDNVADSTTTTTTTTTTTTAQPETSTSVIASLSEGGSFQERIRNYRRFASQQRGNGKPSINVRRNQLPVNGKLTTTTTKVPSSSSTTTTRSYLKRVAASRLRLSRLSAANNRLTTATPSTTADVATVEYTNTNNDSVQSSQTSRKIAVRNIDKELGSIGGGKRYDARGNSFDKDSAGKRGTTSSPAVVDESSTSSTSPSWESVRNNLRRFQVSHKPTTVSTTASTTTISPRRAALKATRNNAVRARNRFSNFKTQTSAATTTTTVTTTTTPTTTTTAAPTTAQTTPIAPTAYALSPTPNLDHILKSITSSVSYSTSTSTKDQAPLRIAEPQASTFGVAANIDAPPAYQIYDLASLSASTSASTPPSAYEFPTISSTPSSPITIDTHADDSATFLDFDKLTRAIVDDSVLQNFRTQQQSSRPPTVYQTAPVTVARSLSTNSNARAVGNSVPLSYNKLTPQAPAQLTPPQRPPQLPQIVQQHTPPTSPAPRIIIARAEGQRIAPNSVSSILSALATQPPPKTTPLAPYVPLDDFLTKKFGQTAPGDTNTSVATKQAISFNNLQQQQYKSAQSPQQNYYQKALATTTTQQIQPLYNRAATQDIQLQKQKQQQAAQAAQQQQQQFNQQFQQQQQQQLLQQQQQLQQLKFQQQQQQQYQQQQQKIQQQQLQQQQLKQQQQYAQQQLNEQQYFQKFAKPAITQQQQQSQQPVWQQKQQQQQIFSQQSALQLKQNQQYSQQKQTQQQQLTATKNQYNYPQQQQQQTIRLSSTQQQQAQQQRPQQTTQNFFTNFQQQPQQQQFTQFPPFTSSAGATQSQQLSFDELSNSIVPPEHDKHLNIQLPALTAGLIPAPTATTFTAQRRMDVVDTAESENSSIFHEPGSSSAYNGVSSYDVPLSSIGRLPNDITHLLRRLRKVK, from the exons ATGCGGACACCGAAAATGTTTG GTCTGCCATTAGGTTTGCTACTATTGACGCTAGTAAGCGCCACTAGTGCGCAGGGCACATTTGAAGATGCGGAGACCTCCAATGATTACACGAG TGCCATCACACACCAGCAATTTGATCTACGTCACACAATACCTGGCGAACCTGAAGTCGATTATCCCATTTACAGCGAAGTGCCAAAAACGAGCTTTGAATGTACTGGAAAACACGAGG GTTATTACGCAGACATGGAGACGCGCTGTCAGGCCTTCCGCATATGTGCACACACTGCACGCGGCACACAAGGCTTCGGCTTCCTCTGTCCTAATGGCACACTATTCAGTCAGAAGAATTTCGTCTGTGATTGGTATCGCAATGTGAACTGCGCCGAATCGGAACAATACTACAGCAAAAACAGTGCGAATCGCATAGGCAGCAGCTCGGATATGATGGAAAGGGTACGCCAAATGATGGAATATCCAATGAAGACGATATCAGCCGCATTGCAAAGTAAGCAAGCATCGCATCATACACTCAAAAAACAATTGGAGCTCTCTGAGAGTGGCGTAGCTGCTGGTGATAGCGCCGATGTGGAGCCACAATCCAGTCGTGATAGCAGTCAACGCGCCTATTTGAATCGCAAGTCGGCCGTAACGCGTGCCCAAGTCGAATCTGTATCGAAGACTCACGTCGCTACCCAGCAAACACAGGTCGAGGACACAGTCACACAGCAACGTAAAAGATTACAGCAACAGAGACAACAACAGCGTACCGAAACGAAGACACAAAGTAGTAATACACAGCAAAAAACAACGAAAAGCAACGACGAAGATGTATATGTGAATAGTTTGGGTGAATTATCCTCCGACCCAGGTGTTAATTTCGAACACGACAGCGCACGCATTATAGCTGAGTCGCCCAGCCGCACTTACAATTACGCAAAGAAAAGCAATTTTGCCGAAAAGGTGAATATCGGCTTGAATAGCCTCGCTGAAACGACTGCGCCTGAAGTGTTTGCACCCGATTATGTCAAGCATTTGCGCACAGCCGATGAAGATGCAATTTTGGCAgcaaacataaataatttgCTTGAAGTAGTCTCTGAAGATTTGGATACGAGTGTCTCTGGTTATCAAGTGCCAGCGCCGCAAAGGAATAAGACTTCGTTCAGGTTCCTAAGTCGTGGTTTCTCATCGCAAAGTGATCGTTCCAAGCGCCCACCCTATGAGTATGCCAAGCCCAAGCAGACGGCAAGTACGATACGATTTACG CCTAACGAGCTGCCCATTGACGACACTTACAAAGATACCAAGGAATCGatcaaacaaaaaccaaatacgCACGTAGATAACGGTGCTACTTTCGATAGCTCCGAGGAAACCATGAAGTTTATTATCATGACGACCACGCCCACACCGATCCAGCCAGCCGAAATAGTTAAGGACACTACTGCGGAGGTCGCTGCAAAAGTGGTGGCTAATATAATTGAAACTGGCGCGGGATTCAGAGGCGTGCAAGAGTATGAAACAACGGAAGGTCCCGCAGCCACTGAGGTGTCTACGAATGTCAATTCCGACCGCTATTATTTGAATAACGTAGGCACCATGCCACAAAATTTGGATTACAACTTCCTCACTCCCCCGGCGCCAGAGTCCGAAGTTGACACTGAGACTTCAACAGCTGACGAACCGACGCTGTACGAGTTTAACGATTTCGACGGTGGCAGCAGTCCAGCACAGGAAAATACTGATGTGAATGCGACGGAAGCGCTCAGCGACTTGGCACAAACCGAGACAACCACAGTGAGCTCAACATCCACGCTGACGCAAGATACTAGCGGCGCGGCAGATGTGTATGCAAATATTGTGCAGAAACTGCTTTTCCCAGCGCAGGAAGAAGCAACAACGGCCAGTAGCACAACAACAGCCAGCAGCGTAACAACAACGCCAGCTAAAGCGCAAATGGAGACCTCAACTTATGCGCCGATAGTGGATGAAGAGCAACTCGATGCAGAGCATCAAGCGACCAAACTATTGCTGGCTGGTGTCAAATTgacaaaacacaacaacaacgaaatcgATGAGAGCGCACAGAAAGCGAGGGGCTCATATAGCGCTATATTGGATCCAACTTATGGCGAAGGTGGCGCGCTCTTCATTCATGTGGACGACGACGACAATGTAGCCGACAGCACAACCACGACTactacaacgacaacaacaaccaccgCGCAACCGGAAACGAGCACAAGTGTAATAGCAAGTCTGAGCGAAGGCGGCAGTTTCCAGGAGCGCATACGGAATTATCGGCGCTTCGCTTCACAGCAACGCGGAAACGGCAAACCATCAATCAATGTGAGGCGCAATCAGCTGCCAGTCAACGGGAAgctaacaactacaacaactaaaGTGCCCAGCAGCAGTAGCACCACAACAACACGCAGTTATTTGAAGCGCGTCGCCGCAAGCCGTTTGCGTTTGTCGCGCCTGTCAGCGGCCAATAATCGCCTTACCACCGCAACACCAAGCACCACAGCCGATGTGGCCACTGTTGAATATACCAATACCAACAACGATAGTGTTCAGTCATCGCAAACAAGCAGGAAAATCGCTGTACGCAATATAGACAAGGAATTGGGCAGCATTGGCGGCGGCAAACGTTATGATGCGCGCGGAAATTCCTTTGACAAAGACAGCGCTGGCAAGCGCGGCACCACCAGCAGTCCAGCGGTGGTAGACGAGAGCAGCACCAGCAGCACATCGCCAAGTTGGGAGAGTGTACGCAATAATTTGCGACGCTTTCAAGTGAGCCACAAGCCAACCACCGTGTCAACCACCGCTTCAACTACAACTATTAGCCCGCGCCGCGCGGCACTGAAGGCGACGCGCAACAACGCGGTGCGCGCGCGTAACCGTTTCTCCAATTTCAAAACGCAAACAAGCGCTGCGACAACGACGACTactgtcacaacaacaacaacacctacGACGACCACGACTGCCGCACCAACAACGGCGCAAACAACGCCTATTGCGCCCACCGCTTACGCACTCAGTCCTACACCAAATCTCGATCACATACTAAAATCCATCACATCTTCTGTTTCCTATTCAACTTCCACTTCAACTAAAGATCAAGCACCTTTGCGCATTGCTGAACCACAAGCAAGCACTTTCGGCGTGGCGGCGAATATTGATGCACCGCCAGCTTACCAAATATACGACTTGGCTTCCCTTTCTGCCTCTACTTCTGCTTCTACACCTCCATCTGCTTACGAATTTCCCACCATTTCAAGCACTCCTTCCTCTCCCATAACTATCGACACACATGCCGATGACTCGGCAACATTTCTCGATTTCGATAAGTTAACACGCGCCATTGTTGATGATTCCGTCTTACAGAATTTCCGCACTCAACAGCAGTCTAGCCGACCGCCCACTGTCTATCAGACAGCACCAGTTACCGTCGCGCGCTCGCTGTCAACGAACAGTAATGCTCGTGCTGTGGGCAACTCTGTGCCACTGAGCTATAATAAGCTGACGCCGCAAG CTCCTGCTCAGCTAACGCCTCCACAGCGCCCACCACAATTGCCACAGATTGTCCAACAGCACACACCCCCCACCTCTCCTGCACCGCGCATCATTATTGCGCGCGCAGAAGGTCAACGCATAGCACCGAATTCAGTGTCATCGATTTTATCGGCGCTGGCGACGCAGCCGCCACCCAAGACCACGCCGCTTGCGCCGTATGTGCCGCTGGACGACTTCCTTACGAAGAAGTTCGGTCAAACCGCACCGGGCGACACGAATACAAGTGTTGCAACGAAGCAGGCAATAAGCTTTAATaatctgcaacaacaacaatacaagtCAGCGCAAAGTCCgcaacaaaattattatcaaaaagcgctcgccacaacaacaacacaacaaattCAACCGCTCTACAATCGCGCCGCCACGCAGGATAtacaattacaaaagcaaaagcagcaacaagCGGCAcaagcagcacaacaacaacagcagcaattcAATCAGCAAttccagcagcagcaacaacaacaattattacaacaacagcagcaactgcAACAACTGAAAtttcagcagcaacaacaacagcaatatcagcaacagcagcagaaaatacaacaacaacagttgcagcaacaacagctaaaacagcagcaacaatatgcGCAACAACAACTTAATGAGCAGCAATATTTCCAGAAATTCgctaagccagcaattacacaacaacaacaacagtcacaACAACCTGTGTGgcaacaaaagcagcagcaacaacaaatattttcgcaGCAATCGGCGCTGCAACTGAAGCAAAATCAGCAATActcgcaacaaaaacaaacacaacaacaacaattaacagcaacaaaaaatcaatacaattatccacaacaacagcaacaacaaactatTCGACTATCGTcaacccaacaacaacaagcgcaacaACAGCGTCCGCAGCAAACCACACAGAACTTCTTCACTAACTTccagcaacaaccacaacaacaacagtttacaCAATTTCCACCCTTCACCAGTTCAGCTGGTGCCACTCAATCACAACAGCTGTCATTCGACGAGCTCAGCAATAGCATCGTGCCACCCGAACATGACAAACATCTGAACATACAATTGCCCGCGCTCACCGCCGGTCTTATACCGGCgcccacagcaacaacattcaCAGCGCAACGTCGCATGGACGTCGTAGACACTGCTGAAAGTGAAAACTCGAGTATTTTCCACGAGCCGGGCAGCAGCAGCGCCTATAACGGCGTGAGTTCGTATGATGTGCCGCTAAGCAGCATCGGGCGCCTGCCGAACGACATAACGCATCTGCTGAGGCGATTGCGCAAGGTCAAATAA